The Gambusia affinis linkage group LG05, SWU_Gaff_1.0, whole genome shotgun sequence region ATGTACATTTCCCACAGAATATATGTAAATAATGGTTAATTGACTGATTGAATTAGAATCATGTTTGCAAACAACCATCAATTCTGAGGTTAAATTATTATTGgcgatgcaaaaaaaaaaagtaaggagtgatcttgttaattttttttatttaatacaaaagcACATGCACCAACTAATCACTGAAAAAGTCAGCTAAAAATTGAAATGAATTAGTCGACTTCTGGCTCTGTTTAAATACACAGTCATTTTGTAAATTCgttataaataatataaagtcTTCTGGCAGCTTCTCTGCAGGAATTTTCTTCAGCTGCTCGTCATAGGTACGCAAAGTCCACAGTTTCTCCAGTTCATACACTTCTCTGGTCTCAGGCAACATGAAGTGAACAACCATTTTAcctgagaaagaaacaaaatctacttttaaaacagcaacaccagtagggaaaaaacattttctttaggaGATTTACGCACCAAAGTCAACACATATCCAGTCCTCTGCATCTTTGCCTTCAAACTTGACATGTGGCTCTCCATGGTTCCTCATAAACTTGAACTGAAGGAGAGCAAGTCTTAGTACtgactttgaaaacaaatgtaggCAGGctgcttttataaatatatcaaatggAAAGCAAATCAAGAATAGTTACCACTTTGATAGCATAAAGAGCCATGGCACGGAGATGTCTTGATGACACACCACTGACCACAATGAAGTAATCTGCATATTGAATATGATCCGGCACTTTAATCACACACAGGTCCACAGCATTTTCTTGACGCAGAAGAGAGATCAGAACGTCGAGAGAGAACACCTCGGAAAATCCTGgacaaaataagaacatttttaagtatttgagGATTTTTAAGACTGTCTGACTTTCATAATGAATTAATTtgactgtttattattattattataaagtatcCTATATTAGATTTCAGAAAGcaagttgaaaaataaatacttttaatagtaataatagtaaaaataactaggatctattaaaaatatttagtacataagaaaataaaaaaacagtgctGGACTAGTCAATCACcaataaatgacagaaagtgGCTAATTTTGCCTTGATTAGCAACAAACAGCATGTTCCCATAATTTTATGAGTCTTTCATTTTCTGGatcattttatcacatttataCAGTGGGGGGAAAAATCATGCTTGCTATAATAACATGCTTTGTTATTATATCAGATAAATATATCTTACCCTGGTTCTGGGAGTTAGAGTTACTCCTGTTATCTTCCACCTCCTCGGTTTCGTCCTCTAATTTCTCCGGTCTTTCTGTGAGTCTGCCCTCACCTCTGTCTGTGTAGCGTCTTTTTGACTCAAAGGGACACTTGAGACACGCTCCGTAACGCCAGCGTTGTTGACATGAGGATAAATTAACAGCAAGTCTGTGGCACTGGGCTTTGAATATCAAACTCGTGGATCTAGAAACAGCCGACTGATCTATTAAACTACTCTTCCGACAAACTGAAGTTACCAATATCCTGGATCTACACAGAACATTCATGATTTTTAAGCTACAGAGCAAAACAGTCGCTCTCTGCTAAAGTTCCCTACGGGTGGTAAAAACGGGAAGTGGATCTTGTCTTTGGATTCTGATTGGTTTTGTACAGTTCTTCGTTGTTTTCAATTCGGTGAACAAAATAACTGGAAGTACCGCCACCTGTCGGAGAATAATATCAAACAGCACTGGCTGTATTTTAAAAGGTAGGATTATAAACCAGCTTTAAATGGTTTATCTTGACTTATGATAGAGTGAAACAAGTCCTAACACAATGAGCAGTTTCAGAGTAACATGTTTAATTACTTAATTAGAATCACGATATACTAGTCATCTGTAGTAAATAgatagtaatattttaattttttgtttcattgattTGTTGAGACTAACAGTTAAAGTAAGAAATACTCACTGTCCTTCTGGTGGCATttgattaaatactttttaaattcaaccAAGAAGGTTGTTTGTGATTGAAAATTAAACATGATaatgaaacaaagtaaaagaagtagaaattttaaaaagatcatttaaatgattttatttacattaatattaTATCTTAAAGGACTATGAATAATTTGGGGTTTAACTGTATAAAATTAACAATGAGTACACTGCATTTCTCTTGAACAGTCCCATGAAAAAATGCTGCTCCCTTATAGATATCGtataagtgtttttttttaaatcgcaTATAGATGTTTTATAGCATAAAATCGTGATAATCATTAAACAGCTGAAGAACACAACATGAGAAGACACAAAGGAGCATTTTTAAGttatatcatttatttaaaaaaaacaatctaaaccatccatccattttctttacacccttcttccctaaatggggtcgggagggttgctggtgcctatctccagctgcgtcccgggcgagaggcggggtacaccctggacaggtcgccaggcaacacaaagacatacaagacaaccaaccatgcacacacacactcacacctagggagaatttagagaaaccaattaacctgacagtcatgttttttggactgtgggaggaagccggagaacccgaagagaacccacacatgcacagggagaacatgcaaactccatgcagaaagatcccgggcaggaaatcaaacccaggaccttcttgctgcaaggcaacagctctaccaactgcgccactgtgcagcccaatcTAAACCAATCTGACATAATCTAATCTCTTAGTAATCATCCTAATTATTCTGATCATATTAATCTATTCTGAGTGATATTATCAAATCAACCTATAAATACACAAACCCACCATGCATGCAAACTTTATGAACTCAGTGGCACCTATGATCAATGAGTTTAATAGTCAGATATGACATCATATTAGATGACACATTATAGCCAGATAGAAAACCGAAAGCAgtccttttaatttatttaagaattTTCTTTTCCGCTGATTCAAAATGTAGCTTTATAAAGATAAATGCAACCACTCTGAGCAGCTctaaatgtataaaatgcatatgaaatgtgaaacaataaataaatatttaaaaaaactaagttCCACCTGTGTCACAAACTTACCAGTGGctaaaagtttttctaaaattacaaattcaaGTATGTCAATAAACAGTTTAACGTAAAACTGTGTAAAATTGTGTACATTTGGCCTCCGCTCTTTAAAATTAGCTCTCATTCATCATCATAGTCAGAGTTCAAACTGACTTTCAGTTTCAAGCCAACAGGAATATGATCAGTAAGACCAGCCAGCTGAGATATGAAGGTCACCTCTTCCAGTTCCTGCATGGGTAAAAGCAAACCCAAAATATGTCAGTTTAGCTTTGTTAATATATTATGAACTCTCACTTTATTAGGCCATTTTCTAGAATGAGGAGGAACATGGGTTAAACGGGAACAGAGCAGAGTAAGAAAACAACTCAACAGTGAACGTACTGTTCTGCAGAGCTTTGAAATAGAGGTTTCCCGGTAGAGAATGTAATCAATCCGACGCCCAATCCAAGGCTGGCCGGGTTCTGGGTAAACCAGAGGAACACCCTGTTTAGGAACAGGAGGAGAGATATACTGCTTCCTCACCTCCTCTGTTACCAAAGTCCtacagagacacaaagaaaagaaagcagttTGTCACAGTGAATACTCTAAATTTAAATAACGCTACTCTCATCATATTTCTGCCTCAGTAAACAGAAGAAAGCTAGAAATAAAATACCTTTGTAGCATTTCTGGGGAGTTCACATCCTCCTCATACAAAGAAGGCTGCTCTAGCAGAGTACCTTTGGTtagggaaaacaaaacacagtctGTATGCGCTGTATGTAGTCTAGCTTTAAAAGACGTAAATAATACCAACCAATAACCCAGGGCTTCTCTTTTCCAGCTTCTGCTCTGCATGGATCTCTGTACTCCTCAAACAAACTGTGGTTCTGTTCCAGAACATCATCTACACAGGACAGATTACATGCTTATTCAAATAGGTCTAAAATGAGCTTTAAAATAGCCCTCtggaaaatgtccaaaatcTTAACACAATACCAGCTATAACTACAAATGAGACATACCAGGTGAGCAGTTATCAAAGTTAAAATCCCCGCAGAGAACATCAAAAACCACCTCCTCATCAGGCTGTTTGTGGGCGGCCTGGAATTCCCCGATCCACCTGGTGACCATGTCCAGCTGGTCACAGCGAATCTTCCCCTCACCTGCGGACAACACAGGGAACGTTGTTTAAGAACGTGAGGCTATCTGATCGAACCAAATATGAAACTGGCGCTCACCCTCCGGTGCATGAAGATGTGTGCAGTTGAAATAGCCAACCACTTTCTTCTGCTTCTGATTCTGCCCGATTAGaacctgaaaatgttcaaatcatgGGGTTTGAGGAGCATCAAAGCAAATTTAACTTCTAAAAAGACAAcccaacctttaatttgaagGCATTTATATAgcttaaatagaaaaatacaaactaataaCCTGATAAGTCTTATTTTGACAATACATCTCTCCTCTTACTTGGCAGATTGGAGCATACAGGGAGAATAATCTTCTTATTCCTCTTCAGACAATCTCTCTTGATCATTCAGACTCCTGGGTACTCTTAAGAGGATTCCCAGAGCCAAGCAagaggcccacagcatcacagatgcTTCACCGTACTTAACAGTGGACATGTGTTGTGGTCCCAGTTAGTTAGCTAGATCGACAAATGGTAggtaaaatgctaaaaaaatcagcattttttttctggttcattATATGCAAACTAAGACTTCCCAGCATTTTTTTGAAGTATAAACAAATCACCCAACAGCTTGTACTGTtgtaagtttaataaaaaacagatccCCACATGCTTCGATGCATAAATGGGGTTAATTTTCCTCCAATCTCTGATGGATTAAATACCTTATGTGTTATTAAACACATAAGGTTTCTCTATTGTGCATTATAGcctttaaactaaaaacaaaatagaattAGCAGGAtagttttcagaataaaatcaaaatcaatttcGGTCGGGAATATTTTGATTGTTGCACCTTTAGTTccaacagttttttaaattaatttaacttaatAACCTGTTTGGATTACTTATGTAGCATTTTGTGCCTTAATCAGGAAGAAAAGGTTATTTAGTTGAACCAGCATGTTTAACTATTTAGGATCTTTTTAGATGTTTGTGACTCAATCTCTTCTAATAGATTAGCTCAGGCAGCTGATATACTAGTACATTCCTCAActcatgaataaaaaacaatttattgtcaGATTAATAAGGCACCTTAGTGGAGAGCAGACCCTTGGCGGCCAGAGCGTCTTCCCCACGGCTGTTGGGAAACCAGTGGTACTGGGCCTCCAGCACCGGAAACCTACTGGCCATGAACAGACCACTGTTGAAGAACTTAAAGGCAGAACATCTGCACGGCGGCTGGCAGGCGTACACGCCGACGTCGTGCAGTATGTGTCCAAACAATGGTTTAAGTGCATTGCTGAGCTTTTTAGCAGCTCTCTTATCAAACACCTCTTCCAGACACAGTATGTCGATATTGGCTGGAAAGAAGGGTGACACCTCCCAGGGTTCCTCATCCTGCTGACGAGTACGCTGGGAGAACAAAACAGCAGGACTCTTGCGGTCAGACTGACCCTGTTTGTTGGAGTTCTCATTATAATTCAGTTGGGAAGAGGACGGTTCGGTCAGCGCTTCCTCTGCATCATCAGAGGATGCCGAACTTTCGGTTGGGTCCGACCGATGATCTCCTGTGGGTTGAGATGGCCCCTCCAAGCCTCTGTCTGTGTTTGAGCATGCTCTGGGGATGATGCTGTCAGAGGGGCTGACAGGGCCGCAGCTGCTGGGAGATTCCACCGTGATTATCACATTGGGTCGGACAACGCTCTCCGCGATACGCTTGCCGATCTCGTACGCCCTCTGCTGGGTGTGGCCCAGGTTGTTGAAGCGAGCCAGGCTGTCTGGTAAGAGACACAGATTGGCCGAGGCGAAGGTAAAGGTTGCCTTTCCTGTTTGCTCAAAGCCTctgtttgtctctctctctgctgagGTCGGTTCCACTCTGTGGTAGGAAAACGGCCGGCGGCAGGCCTGAAGCGGCGCCCAGAGCAAAAATCCCAGGAAAGCCAAGGGGGCTGtgaggaggaagaaaatgaagaagaaaatagaGCCGAAGAATACCTTGAGGGGGTGGAGGTAGCATTCTGTCTCCTGTCGCTCCCTTATCTCCTTTGTGGTGGACTTGCACACAGCAATAACGCGGTCAAGATACCAGAAGCATGGCACAATTAATGCCCATCCTATGGCGTGGATGCCAGCAACAAACCCGTTTGGGAATGGAGATGCCCGTAGAACCATGGCTCCCCGTTgtctctaaacaaaaacaaggttGAACGGCATCCAGATATCCTGCTGTGGCCTTATTCCAGAGGTAAATCTCTCTCCCCAGAGATGctaaaagagaaaaggagacTATAAATTTGGCGTGTCCTTCTACTTGCAAACAGAAATACTTTTGCAGCACACTGTACCCAGGAAAAACTAGTTTTTGACTGCATGTCCGTGCATGTAGTGGAAAATTCAGAGTCACAGAATTACATTGCATTTcgctaaaaaaaaatgcaggccTATGTACTAGCTAATGTTGTTAtaaaaagtcttaataaaatacacttgCTGCTCTAATATAcagataaaatgacaaaaagtttaaaagtgaaTACTTTAACAGCCCCACTCCTTCAAAGTATGGTTATACCAAGAGTCACAATTAAAAACAGTGCAAAAATAGTCATGTTGCCCTTTAAAATCATCAGTGAATATGG contains the following coding sequences:
- the smpd5 gene encoding sphingomyelin phosphodiesterase 5 isoform X2, which encodes MVLRASPFPNGFVAGIHAIGWALIVPCFWYLDRVIAVCKSTTKEIRERQETECYLHPLKVFFGSIFFFIFFLLTAPLAFLGFLLWAPLQACRRPFSYHRVEPTSAERETNRGFEQTGKATFTFASANLCLLPDSLARFNNLGHTQQRAYEIGKRIAESVVRPNVIITVESPSSCGPVSPSDSIIPRACSNTDRGLEGPSQPTGDHRSDPTESSASSDDAEEALTEPSSSQLNYNENSNKQGQSDRKSPAVLFSQRTRQQDEEPWEVSPFFPANIDILCLEEVFDKRAAKKLSNALKPLFGHILHDVGVYACQPPCRCSAFKFFNSGLFMASRFPVLEAQYHWFPNSRGEDALAAKGLLSTKVLIGQNQKQKKVVGYFNCTHLHAPEGEGKIRCDQLDMVTRWIGEFQAAHKQPDEEVVFDVLCGDFNFDNCSPDDVLEQNHSLFEEYRDPCRAEAGKEKPWVIGTLLEQPSLYEEDVNSPEMLQRTLVTEEVRKQYISPPVPKQGVPLVYPEPGQPWIGRRIDYILYRETSISKLCRTELEEVTFISQLAGLTDHIPVGLKLKVSLNSDYDDE
- the smpd5 gene encoding sphingomyelin phosphodiesterase 5 isoform X1 — translated: MVLRASPFPNGFVAGIHAIGWALIVPCFWYLDRVIAVCKSTTKEIRERQETECYLHPLKVFFGSIFFFIFFLLTAPLAFLGFLLWAPLQACRRPFSYHRVEPTSAERETNRGFEQTGKATFTFASANLCLLPDSLARFNNLGHTQQRAYEIGKRIAESVVRPNVIITVESPSSCGPVSPSDSIIPRACSNTDRGLEGPSQPTGDHRSDPTESSASSDDAEEALTEPSSSQLNYNENSNKQGQSDRKSPAVLFSQRTRQQDEEPWEVSPFFPANIDILCLEEVFDKRAAKKLSNALKPLFGHILHDVGVYACQPPCRCSAFKFFNSGLFMASRFPVLEAQYHWFPNSRGEDALAAKGLLSTKVLIGQNQKQKKVVGYFNCTHLHAPEGEGKIRCDQLDMVTRWIGEFQAAHKQPDEEVVFDVLCGDFNFDNCSPDDVLEQNHSLFEEYRDPCRAEAGKEKPWVIGTLLEQPSLYEEDVNSPEMLQRTLVTEEVRKQYISPPVPKQGVPLVYPEPGQPWIGRRIDYILYRETSISKLCRTVRSLLSCFLTLLCSRLTHVPPHSRKWPNKVRVHNILTKLN
- the malsu1 gene encoding mitochondrial assembly of ribosomal large subunit protein 1 — encoded protein: MNVLCRSRILVTSVCRKSSLIDQSAVSRSTSLIFKAQCHRLAVNLSSCQQRWRYGACLKCPFESKRRYTDRGEGRLTERPEKLEDETEEVEDNRSNSNSQNQGFSEVFSLDVLISLLRQENAVDLCVIKVPDHIQYADYFIVVSGVSSRHLRAMALYAIKVFKFMRNHGEPHVKFEGKDAEDWICVDFGKMVVHFMLPETREVYELEKLWTLRTYDEQLKKIPAEKLPEDFILFITNLQNDCVFKQSQKSTNSFQFLADFFSD